From a region of the Flavobacterium sediminilitoris genome:
- a CDS encoding glycosyltransferase family 2 protein — protein MKLSVIITTYNSEEWLKKVLIGYENQTENDFEVVIADDGSTQKTRELLDQFSHSFKYPIIHVWQEDNGFQKCKILNKAILKANSDYIIFTDGDCIPREDFVSTHLKYKRKGYFLSGGYFKLPLYTSSIITKEDILSKQCFNPSWLSKNKVKTNFKLTKLIRFKPFTLFMNWITPTKRTFNGHNTSCFKEDLIAVNGFNEDMQYGGLDREIGERMLNYGILSKQIRYSAICLHLDHERGYFKQEEWDKNLKIRAYNIKNKIIQTKNGILKL, from the coding sequence ATGAAACTATCAGTAATAATTACTACTTACAACTCCGAAGAATGGCTCAAAAAAGTTCTTATTGGTTATGAAAACCAAACTGAGAATGATTTTGAAGTAGTTATTGCAGATGATGGTTCTACCCAAAAAACCAGAGAATTATTGGATCAATTTTCACACTCATTTAAATATCCAATAATACATGTTTGGCAAGAAGACAATGGTTTTCAAAAATGCAAAATATTAAACAAAGCCATTTTAAAAGCAAACTCAGATTATATTATATTTACCGATGGAGATTGTATTCCAAGAGAAGATTTTGTATCAACTCATCTTAAATATAAAAGAAAAGGATATTTTTTATCTGGAGGTTATTTCAAATTACCATTATACACATCTTCTATAATTACAAAAGAAGATATTTTATCTAAACAGTGCTTTAACCCTTCATGGTTGTCTAAAAATAAAGTAAAAACAAATTTTAAATTAACTAAACTAATCCGATTTAAGCCTTTTACATTGTTTATGAATTGGATTACTCCTACAAAAAGGACATTTAACGGACATAACACCTCTTGTTTTAAAGAAGATTTAATTGCAGTGAATGGTTTTAATGAAGATATGCAATATGGTGGATTAGATAGAGAAATAGGAGAAAGGATGCTAAACTATGGCATCTTATCTAAACAGATTAGGTATTCAGCAATTTGTTTGCATTTAGATCATGAAAGAGGATATTTTAAGCAAGAAGAATGGGATAAAAACCTAAAAATAAGAGCTTATAATATTAAAAATAAAATTATACAAACCAAAAACGGAATTCTTAAACTTTAG
- a CDS encoding Kdo domain containing protein — protein MLTIFPIYTNLKNKIISSIENFHTSGELFVAGKRNTIKLFEVDEALTLNIKSFRKPILINRIIYKYFRKSKARRSYEYATVLLKNNIGTPKPIAYSENTDIIGLKDSYYVCEHIFCDLTYRELVETNYPDGENILRQFIHFTYDMHKNGIEFKDHTPGNTLIKNNHDGSYNFYLVDLNRMNFHKEMSFELRMKNLSKITPKKEMITIMSNEYAKVSGEEEEHIFKTMWQFTQDFQYRFHRKKRLKKKLKFWKK, from the coding sequence ATGCTTACCATTTTTCCTATATATACAAATCTAAAAAATAAAATAATTTCGAGTATTGAAAATTTTCATACATCAGGCGAATTATTTGTTGCTGGAAAAAGAAATACAATTAAACTTTTTGAGGTTGACGAAGCATTAACGTTGAATATAAAATCGTTTAGAAAACCTATATTAATTAATAGAATTATTTATAAGTATTTTAGAAAGTCAAAAGCTAGGCGTTCTTATGAATATGCAACTGTTTTACTAAAAAATAATATTGGAACACCTAAACCTATTGCTTATTCTGAAAATACAGATATTATAGGACTAAAAGATAGTTATTATGTTTGTGAGCATATATTTTGCGATTTAACATATAGAGAATTAGTTGAAACGAATTATCCAGATGGAGAGAATATTTTACGTCAGTTTATTCATTTTACCTATGATATGCATAAAAATGGAATTGAATTTAAAGATCATACTCCTGGAAATACCTTAATAAAGAATAATCATGATGGTTCTTATAATTTTTATTTAGTAGATTTAAATAGAATGAATTTCCATAAAGAAATGAGTTTTGAATTAAGAATGAAGAATCTTTCAAAAATTACTCCCAAAAAAGAAATGATTACAATTATGAGTAATGAGTATGCAAAAGTATCTGGAGAAGAAGAAGAACACATTTTTAAAACAATGTGGCAATTTACTCAGGATTTTCAATATAGGTTTCACAGAAAAAAAAGGTTAAAAAAGAAATTAAAGTTTTGGAAAAAGTAG
- a CDS encoding glycosyltransferase family 4 protein, whose amino-acid sequence MNVFLESHNINNKAGGLGTFNYQLIKAISNLDISNLDITLNAKHPERLQNEFKNTFKYSKYTSLERHFLFRKKTKYDVWHSLNQNTKVEPFFKPKKYILTIHDVNFVEEISTNMNHKVNKKFIEKLNRADVITYISEFAKKQTHQYFNVPNVPEHIIYNGNPSEVKIENNSFVPDFKLNQPFFYSIGDFIPRKNFLSIVKMMSFIEGYRLIISGNNQKEYGYEISKYITENNLQDKVILTGKVSDEAKQYYLENCTAFLFPSIREGFGLPPIEAMKFDKPVFLSNLTSLPEIGGDAAFYWDNFDPNYMKTFLFSKLNDFESNKHFYLEKIRTRANFFSWEKAAKEYIKLYI is encoded by the coding sequence ATGAACGTTTTTTTAGAATCTCACAACATCAATAACAAAGCAGGTGGTCTTGGAACTTTTAATTACCAACTAATTAAAGCTATTTCTAATTTAGATATTTCCAATTTAGATATTACACTAAATGCAAAACATCCTGAAAGATTACAAAATGAATTTAAAAACACGTTTAAATATTCAAAATATACTAGTTTAGAACGTCATTTTTTATTTAGAAAAAAAACAAAATATGATGTTTGGCATAGTTTAAATCAAAATACAAAAGTTGAGCCCTTTTTTAAACCTAAAAAATACATTTTAACTATTCATGATGTTAATTTTGTAGAAGAGATCTCAACAAATATGAATCATAAGGTTAATAAAAAATTTATTGAAAAATTAAATCGCGCTGATGTTATAACTTACATTTCTGAGTTTGCAAAGAAACAAACACATCAATATTTTAATGTTCCAAATGTTCCTGAGCACATTATTTATAATGGCAATCCGTCAGAAGTAAAAATTGAAAATAATTCTTTCGTTCCTGATTTTAAATTAAACCAACCTTTTTTCTATTCTATTGGTGATTTTATTCCTCGTAAAAACTTTTTATCAATCGTAAAAATGATGTCATTTATTGAAGGATATCGTTTAATTATTTCTGGAAATAATCAAAAAGAGTATGGTTATGAAATTAGTAAGTATATTACTGAAAATAATTTACAAGATAAAGTTATTCTAACTGGAAAAGTCAGTGATGAAGCTAAACAATATTATTTAGAAAATTGTACTGCCTTTCTTTTTCCTTCTATTAGAGAAGGTTTTGGCTTACCTCCTATTGAGGCTATGAAATTTGACAAACCTGTTTTTCTTTCAAATTTAACTTCATTACCTGAAATTGGTGGCGATGCTGCTTTTTATTGGGATAATTTTGACCCAAATTATATGAAAACTTTTTTATTTTCTAAACTGAATGATTTTGAAAGCAATAAGCATTTTTATCTTGAAAAAATAAGAACTAGAGCCAATTTCTTTTCTTGGGAAAAAGCTGCTAAAGAATATATAAAGCTATATATATAA